GATGGAGCGACATCCCTGGGAACCGCATCCTGCGCTGGGATGCCGCGACCTCCGAGGTGAGCGTGCATCGCAGCGATGTGGAATTCACCAACGGACGGATGCTGGATCGCGACGGCAACGTCGTGCAATGCTCGCACGGTCGACGTCGTCTGGAACGGGAATTGCCCGACGGCACGGTCACCGAGATCGTCAGCCGCTGGGGCGAGCACCGGTTGAACTCCCCGAACGATGTGGCACTGGCACCGGACGGGTCCTACTGGTTCACCGACCCGGACTATGGGATCACTCAGCCGCGTGAGGGGCATCCGGGTATCCGCGAGTACGGCGGCTGCCGGGTCTTCCGATGGTCGGATGCCGATGGCCTCACTTCCGTGATCGACGATATGGACCGCCCGAACGGGATCGCATTCTCGCCAGATGGTCGCACCGTCTACGTCACAGACACGGGAGCGGAACTCGGCGCCCGCCGGGACCACCGAATCCGCGCCTACGACGTCAACGGGCCTCAGGCGAGCACAGGCCGGGAGTTCGCCGCGATCGAGGTCGGTCTGCCCGACGGCATCGCGGTCGATGTCGACGGCCGCGTCTGGTCGTCCGCCGGCGACGGCATCCATGTCTTCTCACCGGACGGGACGGAAGTGCTCTTCATTCCGGTCCCCGAGGTGGTCGCCAATCTCTGCTTCGGCGGTGACGACGGCAGCGACCTCTTCATCGCCGCGACGACCAGCCTCTACCGCATCCGCACTTCGACGAAGGCGGCTGGGTTCTGACACCGGTCATGCGGGCGTGAGGATCGACATGAATGCCGCCTCGAGCGACCCCGCGACGGACGACGAGTCCCCAAGGTAACCGTTCACCATCGCACCGTCTCGAAGAATCATGAGCTGGTTCGCAACCGATCCGATGTCTCGTACGCCGACTTGTGCAGCGATCTCGGCGAAAAGGCCGACCATCCATCCGCGGTGCGCGGCGACGGCGATGCGTACGGGATCCTCGGGGTCTGCGAACTCTGCTGCCGCGTTGATGAACGCGCAGCCGCGGAATCCCGGACTGCAGCTGGCTGCACCGATGTCCTCGGCGATAGTGCGCGCTCTCGCGAGCGGGTCTTCCCCGCGCGCGGTGCTCTCCATCCACGCCCTCTCGGCCGCTGACTGCTGCTCCAGATAGGCCACCACAAGATCGCTCTTCGTGCGGAAGTGGCGATAGAAAGTGACCTTCGTGATGCCGACCTGCTCGATGATCCGATCAGCGCTCGTCGCCCGGATCCCGTGGCTGTAGAAAAGCTCGTTGGCTGCGTCGAGTATCCGCTGTCGAGTACCTGCGCCGCTCGTTTTCCGCGCTGAGGGCTCGGGGTTGTCGTCGTGCACTTCGGGCTCCGATCCTGATCGAGCTGGTTGCGCCAGCCCTGAAAGCAGTCTATGGTTTCTCAAGTAGACGTACTAGTAACTCTACCTCAACGATCAAGGAGACATCATGTCCGCATCCCTCTACACCGCCGTCGCTACGTCCACTGGTGACGGTCGCGCCGGAGGCCGCGCCGCCACCGACGACGGCCTCCTCGACGTGACGCTCGCGATCCCGACCTCCATGGGGGGACCCGGCGGAGCGACCAACCCGGAGCAGCTCTTCGCGGCCGGTTGGTCGTCGTGCTTCCACTCGGCCCTGAAGCTCGTCGCCTCGCAGCGCAAGCTGAAGCTGATCGACTCCACGGTGACTGCCGAGATCGCGGTCGTACCGACGGAAGCGGGCGGTTTCACTCTGGGCGCGACGCTCAAGGTCCACATCGGCAACGGGATGGATCCCGAGGTGGCCGAAAGCCTCACGGCTGCGGCGCACGAGGTGTGCCCGTACTCCGCCGCAACTCGCGGCAACATCCCCGTCACCCTCACCACGACCACCGCCTGAACGCGGCCCTTCAACGAAAGCAACACACATCATGACTTCGTCAGCAACAACATCCACGTCGGCATCCACCTCGACGTTCGGTACGTCACTTCGCCGTCTGTACTTCATCCGCTTCGCCTTCGCCGTCGTCTGGGCCGGCTCGGTGTTCGCGACCGCGACCATGGCGGGCCCCGTCCTGACAGCACTACTGGTCGTCTACCCGCTGTTCGACGCGGGCGCAGTGCTCTGGCAACTCCGCGCCAACCCCGACTCGCAGCGGTCCAAGGCCGCGGAATGGATCAACGTCGTCGTCAGCGTCATCATCGCGATCGCCCTCGGCGTCGCATCGACGATCTCGATCGCCGCAGCCCTCGCCGTCTGGGGCGCGTGGGCCATCGGCGCCGGCATCCCGCAGTTGATCGCCGCCATCCGCAACCGTCGCGCTGGTGGCCAGGTGCCGCAGATGCTCAGCGGCGGCATCTCCGTGTTCGCGGGGAGCGGGTTCCTGTTCCAGGGCCTCCAGGGCGCCGGAAACATCGCCGGAGTGGCCGGATACGCCACCCTCGGCGCCATCTTCTTCCTCGTCTCGGCCATTCGACTGAGCATGATCCTGCGGAAGAAGGCATGATGTCGGATCAGGAGAAGAGCTTCGATTACGATCTGATCGTCATCGGGGCCGGAGCCGTCGGCGAGAACGTCGCCGACTACGCCAAGAAGCGCGGCGTGAGTGTTGCGATCATCGAGTCGGAACTGGTCGGCGGCGAGTGCTCCTATTGGGCATGCATGCCCTCGAAGGCGCTACTGCGCAGCGGCCACGCGATCCGTGCGGCTCGTCGCCTCGCCGGAGCCCGAGATGCGATCACCGGCACGATCGACGCGTCTGCCGTCCTCGCTCGGCGGACGGCATTCACCGATCAATGGAAGGATGACAACCAGGTGTCCTGGTTGAATACGGCCGGAATCGACCTGATCCGTGGCCACGGGCGCATCGTCGGCCCCGGCCAGGTTCGGGTCGCCGGCCATACCTACTCCGCGCGCGCTGTCGCGGTGGCGACCGGCTCGATCCCCGCGCTGCCCCCGATTCCAGGGCTCGCGGATGCTTCACCGTGGGGCACCCGCGAAGCAACGTCGACCGACAGCATCCCGCCTCGACTCATCATCATCGGAGGCGGAGTCGCCGGTACCGAATTGGCCTTCGCTTTCTCATCGCTCGGGTCGCACGTGACGATGCTCTCGCGCACCAGTCTCCTGGACCGCGAAGAGCCCTTCGTGGGGGTGCACGTGGCCGCAGCTCTGGCCGACGAGGGAGTGGACGTGCAGATCGGAGTTTCTCCGGCGCTGGTCGCTCGCGATGCCGAAGGCACTGTCACCGTGGCCCTGGACGATGGCGCCGAGCACGAAGCCGACGAAGTCCTGGTCGCCACAGGGCGTCGCCCCAGCACTGCTGACGTCGGCCTGGAGACGATCGGGCTCATACCAGGCGCACCGCTCGCCGTCGACGACACGATGCTGGTCGAAGGAACCGACTGGCTCTACGCCGTCGGAGACGCGAACGGCCGAGCACTGCTCACCCACCAGGGAAAGTACCAGGCTCGGGCGGCCGGCGAGGCGATCGCCGCGCGCCTGCAGGGAGCCGCAGTGCGGGACGAGCAGTGGGGACAGCACGTCGCCTCAGCGGACCATGCAGCGGTTCCACGCGTGGTGTTCTCCGATCCCGAGGTCGCCGCCGTGGGACTCACTGAGAGCGGCGCTCGCGAGTCGGGGCTGCGCACCCGTGCGGTGGAGTACGACTTGGGGTGGGTTGCGGGTGCCAAGCTCCACGCCGATCACTACGCCGGCCGAGCCAAGCTCGTCATCGATGAAGACAGGCACGTCATCGTCGGAGCCACGTTCGTCGGGCAGGATGTCGCTGAGCTCCTGCATTCGGCGACCATCGCAATCGTCGGCGAAGTCTCGATAGAGCGGCTCTGGCACGCGGTGCCCGCCTATCCCACCATCAGCGAGGTGTGGCTCCGTCTCCTCGAGGCCTACGGTCGCCCTCGCTGATCGCCCGAGATGCTCGGTGCAGCCCGGAGTTCAGGGACGCGCCGAGCAACCTCGTCGGCGGTGTGCGCCACCCCACCGCACCTCGTCGGTACCCGGGTGGCGCTGTGCACCGTACTCATGTCAGGTGACGCGGATGAGCGAGCGCTGCCAACCCGATGATCCGTTCGGCGCGATGGGCGCTCGTTCCTCGATCTGCAGGTCACCGTTCTTGTTGATCGCACGGACCGCGACGTAGTGCGTGCCCGGTGTCGCGTCCCACTCCATGAACCACTGCACCCAGGTGTCGTCATTGATGGGCGTCGACGTGGTGACCGGCATCCACTCCCCATCATCGATGCGCACCTCGACGCGCTCGATGCCGACCGACTGCGCCCAGGCGACGCCTGCGATCGGGATACGTCCTGCCGGTACCGCTTCGCCGATGCTCGGAGTGTCGAGGCGTGACGAGAATTTGATCGGCGCCTCGGCGCTGTACCCGCGCGGCGTCCAGTACGCCTCATCGTCCGCGAAGGTCGTGACCTTGAGCTCGGTGAGCCACTTGGTTGCCGAAACGTACCCGTAGAGACCGGGCACGACCATTCGCACCGGGAAGCCGTGCTCGAGCGGCAGCGGCTCGCCGTTCATGGCAACTGCGAGGATCGCGTCGCGCTCGTCGTCGACCAGCGCAGACAGCGGCGTGCTCGCGGTGTACCCGTCGACGCTGCGCGACAGCACCATGTCGGCGCCGGACTTGACCCCGGCCTTCTTCAGCACGTCGCGTAGCGGCACGCCCAGCCACATCGCATTGCCGACGAGCTCTCCGCCGACCTCGTTCGAGACGCAGGTCAGGGTGATGGCGTACTCATCGAGCCCCATGTCGAGGATGTCCTGGAACGTCATCTCCACGCGCTGGTCGACCATGCCATCGATCACGAGGCGCCACGTCTCCGGGTCGATCGTGGGAACCGTGAGCGCGGTGTCGACGCGGTAGAAATCCTTGTTCGGGGTGAAGAGCGGGCTCAGACCCTTGATGTCGAGTTCCGCACCGGCAGGCACCGTCACGCTCGTCCGGGGCGCCGGAAGCTTGAGTGCACTGCGGATCGACTCGACCGACGCCACTGCCATGCTCACGGCTCGCGCGGTGATGCCGACGACGATGGCAGATGCGCCGGAGATCGCGGCGAGGATGAAGAAGCGTCGGCGGTCGAACCCGGTCCGGGCAGCTTCGCCGTCAGCAGCCTCGATGCCCGCGCTGTCCTTCGCGTTGTCCTTCGCGCTGTCCTCGCCCTTCCGATCGACGACGATGGAAGCCCGCCACGCGCGCAGACGTCGCGACAGGAGTACGAGGATGATGGAGCCGGCGATCGTCCCGAGAACGGGCGGGAGAAAGGCGAGTGGCGTCACGCCGGCGCGGGTCACGATCGCGGCGGTCGAGAGAACGCCCGCGATCACGAGTGCGATCACTCCGAGAGGAGGGCGCAGATACTGAAGGATGCCGGAGATCGCCGAGGCGATGATCACGGCAAGGCCGAGTCCGGCCAGCAACGCGATCTTGTCGTACTCACCGAAAGTGGCGATCGCGAATTCCTTGAAGGGCTGCGGCACGATGTCGATCACGAACCCGCCCACCGCGAGGAGGGGGCTGGCCGCGCGCGCGAACAGCAGCGCGAACAGCTCGGCGGTCGCGAGGAATACTGCGCCGCCGATCACGCCCGCGACGGCCGCCCAGGCGATGAATCGCTTGCCACTCTTGCGTTCGGCCACGGTCTCCTCCAACGTCGCATGTGAAGTGCGCTCCCCCGTTGTTCGGAGCCGGAGAACTATCGGATGTGATTCCTCCCCCGATCAACACGTCATGCGGCACACTGCATGAATGGACTCCCTTCTTCTGGCCAACCTCGGCTGGCTGTTGAGCGCTCTCGCGATTCTCGCCATCAACGTCGGCGCGCTGATCGTCATCCCGCGGGGGCGCAAGCCCACCGCTGCCATGTCGTGGCTGCTGCTGATCTTCCTGCTGCCGATCGTCGGTCTCGTGCTGTTCCTGCTCATCGGCAACGTCAAGCTGCCGAAGAGGCGCCGTGCCGAGCAGGCACGCATCGACGGGATCATCCGTGATCGGGTCGCGGCCGCTGACGCACAGGTCGACTCCTCGACCTGGCCGACCTGGTTCACGCGCGTCACTGCGCAGAACGAGAAGCTCACCGGCCTGCCGCTCGTCGACGGCAACACGGCAGAGCTGATCGACGACTACGAGGCGTCGATCGCCGCGATGGCCGCCGCCATCGACGCCGCCGAACGATACGTGCACGTCGAGTACTACATCGCGAGCTGGGACAAGACCACGGGGGTCTTCTTCACCGCGATGGAGAATGCCGTGTCACGCGGGGTCACCGTGCGCCTGCTCGCCGATCACATCGCGTCGCGGAAGGTCGCGAATGCCGAGCAGACGTTCGCCGAACTCGACAGAATCGGTGTGAAGTGGTCGTGGATGCTGCCGGTGCAGCCCCTCAAACGCAAGTATCAGCGCCCGGACCTGCGCAACCACCGCAAGCTCGTCGTGGTGGACGGGCACATCGCGTTCATCGGTTCCCAGAACCTCATCGACCGCACGTACAACGCGCCGAAGAACATCAGCCGCGGCCTGAAATGGCAGGAGCTGGTGTCACGCGTCGACGGTCCCGCTGTCGCCCAGATCGACGCTGTCTTCCTCTCCGATTGGCTCATCGAGACGGGGGATCTGCTCGAAGACGAGACGGTTCCAGCAGCGCATATCCCGGCGAGTGCGTCCGCTGACGCGCTCGTGTGCCAGCTCATTCCGAGCGGCCCGGGGTACGAGACCGAGAACAATCTGCGACTGTTCTTGTCACTGATCCACGGCGCGACAGACCGCGTCATCATCACGAGCCCCTACTTCGTCCCGGACGAGGCGATGGTCTACGCGATCACCACGGCTCGTCAGCGCGGCCTTGAAGTGCAGCTCTTCGTCTCCGAGCTCGGCGATCAGGGCATGGTCTACCACGCGCAGCGC
The DNA window shown above is from Microbacterium murale and carries:
- a CDS encoding SMP-30/gluconolactonase/LRE family protein, with product MTNETDLLPHGSAVERLATGATWSEGPLWIPDEGALRWSDIPGNRILRWDAATSEVSVHRSDVEFTNGRMLDRDGNVVQCSHGRRRLERELPDGTVTEIVSRWGEHRLNSPNDVALAPDGSYWFTDPDYGITQPREGHPGIREYGGCRVFRWSDADGLTSVIDDMDRPNGIAFSPDGRTVYVTDTGAELGARRDHRIRAYDVNGPQASTGREFAAIEVGLPDGIAVDVDGRVWSSAGDGIHVFSPDGTEVLFIPVPEVVANLCFGGDDGSDLFIAATTSLYRIRTSTKAAGF
- a CDS encoding TetR/AcrR family transcriptional regulator; translation: MHDDNPEPSARKTSGAGTRQRILDAANELFYSHGIRATSADRIIEQVGITKVTFYRHFRTKSDLVVAYLEQQSAAERAWMESTARGEDPLARARTIAEDIGAASCSPGFRGCAFINAAAEFADPEDPVRIAVAAHRGWMVGLFAEIAAQVGVRDIGSVANQLMILRDGAMVNGYLGDSSSVAGSLEAAFMSILTPA
- a CDS encoding organic hydroperoxide resistance protein, translating into MSASLYTAVATSTGDGRAGGRAATDDGLLDVTLAIPTSMGGPGGATNPEQLFAAGWSSCFHSALKLVASQRKLKLIDSTVTAEIAVVPTEAGGFTLGATLKVHIGNGMDPEVAESLTAAAHEVCPYSAATRGNIPVTLTTTTA
- a CDS encoding dihydrolipoyl dehydrogenase family protein, with the translated sequence MSDQEKSFDYDLIVIGAGAVGENVADYAKKRGVSVAIIESELVGGECSYWACMPSKALLRSGHAIRAARRLAGARDAITGTIDASAVLARRTAFTDQWKDDNQVSWLNTAGIDLIRGHGRIVGPGQVRVAGHTYSARAVAVATGSIPALPPIPGLADASPWGTREATSTDSIPPRLIIIGGGVAGTELAFAFSSLGSHVTMLSRTSLLDREEPFVGVHVAAALADEGVDVQIGVSPALVARDAEGTVTVALDDGAEHEADEVLVATGRRPSTADVGLETIGLIPGAPLAVDDTMLVEGTDWLYAVGDANGRALLTHQGKYQARAAGEAIAARLQGAAVRDEQWGQHVASADHAAVPRVVFSDPEVAAVGLTESGARESGLRTRAVEYDLGWVAGAKLHADHYAGRAKLVIDEDRHVIVGATFVGQDVAELLHSATIAIVGEVSIERLWHAVPAYPTISEVWLRLLEAYGRPR
- a CDS encoding molybdopterin-dependent oxidoreductase, whose product is MAERKSGKRFIAWAAVAGVIGGAVFLATAELFALLFARAASPLLAVGGFVIDIVPQPFKEFAIATFGEYDKIALLAGLGLAVIIASAISGILQYLRPPLGVIALVIAGVLSTAAIVTRAGVTPLAFLPPVLGTIAGSIILVLLSRRLRAWRASIVVDRKGEDSAKDNAKDSAGIEAADGEAARTGFDRRRFFILAAISGASAIVVGITARAVSMAVASVESIRSALKLPAPRTSVTVPAGAELDIKGLSPLFTPNKDFYRVDTALTVPTIDPETWRLVIDGMVDQRVEMTFQDILDMGLDEYAITLTCVSNEVGGELVGNAMWLGVPLRDVLKKAGVKSGADMVLSRSVDGYTASTPLSALVDDERDAILAVAMNGEPLPLEHGFPVRMVVPGLYGYVSATKWLTELKVTTFADDEAYWTPRGYSAEAPIKFSSRLDTPSIGEAVPAGRIPIAGVAWAQSVGIERVEVRIDDGEWMPVTTSTPINDDTWVQWFMEWDATPGTHYVAVRAINKNGDLQIEERAPIAPNGSSGWQRSLIRVT
- the cls gene encoding cardiolipin synthase, giving the protein MDSLLLANLGWLLSALAILAINVGALIVIPRGRKPTAAMSWLLLIFLLPIVGLVLFLLIGNVKLPKRRRAEQARIDGIIRDRVAAADAQVDSSTWPTWFTRVTAQNEKLTGLPLVDGNTAELIDDYEASIAAMAAAIDAAERYVHVEYYIASWDKTTGVFFTAMENAVSRGVTVRLLADHIASRKVANAEQTFAELDRIGVKWSWMLPVQPLKRKYQRPDLRNHRKLVVVDGHIAFIGSQNLIDRTYNAPKNISRGLKWQELVSRVDGPAVAQIDAVFLSDWLIETGDLLEDETVPAAHIPASASADALVCQLIPSGPGYETENNLRLFLSLIHGATDRVIITSPYFVPDEAMVYAITTARQRGLEVQLFVSELGDQGMVYHAQRSYYDALLEAGVRIFLYPAPFILHAKHFSIDDDIAVIGSSNMDIRSFSLNMEVSMMVRGASFVAQMREVEQAYRDAGRELTLDEWRREPAKATFLDGVARLTSALN